A single genomic interval of Osmerus eperlanus chromosome 14, fOsmEpe2.1, whole genome shotgun sequence harbors:
- the chrna9a gene encoding neuronal acetylcholine receptor subunit alpha-9-I, translating to MKTMVLVLWISLLLHVSHGAQGRYALKLLNDLMENYSNALRPVEDTDKTLNVTLQITLSQIKDMDERNQVLTTYLWIRQIWHDAYLKWDKEDYDGLEVIRIPSGLVWRPDIVLYNKADEENADAAETNVVLRYNGEITWDQPAITKSSCVVDVSFFPFDWQQCNLTFGSWTYNGNQVDIAMGMASGDLSDFVENVEWECHGMPAVRNVIMYGCCSDPYPDITYTLLLKRRSSFYIFNLLLPCFLISFLAPLGFYLPADSGEKVSLGVTVLLALTVFQLMVAESMPPSESVPYIGKYYIATMTMITASTSLTIFIMNIHFCGAEAKPVPRWAKVLIIDYMSRLFFVYEVGENCTTPESERTSLYEQEPMGIGGYQDDNDCFPDNPYHDSHNGHHAHHHQNHPHHDSNRHYYSNGPQANGHHANGHQTNGRQANGHPPNHHYGPHHASRGEGGEPRRETSKRYHHIGHEELDYQAPPPGGLKEPLPYPTEKLFLPACPCNCPSPNHQQVVKNIQYIANCFREQRATCAKGAEWKKVAKVMDRFFMWIFFIMVFLMSILIIGKAT from the exons ATGAAGACGATGGTTCTGGTGTTGTGGATCAGCTTGCTACTGCACG TTTCCCATGGTGCTCAGGGGCGGTATGCTCTGAAGCTGCTGAATGACCTGATGGAGAACTACTCCAACGCTCTCCGACCGGTGGAAGACACGGACAAGACCCTGAACGTCACGCTGCAGATCACCCTGTCCCAGATCAAGGACatg GATGAGAGGAACCAGGTTTTGACCACCTACCTGTGGATAAGGCAGATCTGGCACGATGCCTACCTGAAGTGGGACAAGGAGGACTATGACGGTCTGGAGGTCATACGCATTCCCAGCGGGCTGGTCTGGAGACCAGACATCGTCCTCTACAACAA ggcagaTGAGGAGAATGCAGATGCAGCAGAGACCAACGTGGTTCTGCGGTACAACGGTGAGATCACTTGGGACCAGCCAGCCATCACCAAGAGCTCCTGCGTGGTGGACGTGTCCTTCTTCCCCTTCGACTGGCAGCAGTGTAACCTCACCTTCGGGTCCTGGACCTACAACGGCAAccag gtggacATCGCCATGGGGATGGCCAGCGGAGACCTGTCTGACTTTGTGGAGAACGTGGAGTGGGAGTGTCACGGGATGCCGGCCGTCAGGAACGTGATCATGTAcggctgctgctctgacccctACCCTGACATCACCTACACACTGCTGCTGAAGCGACGCTCCTCTTTCTACATCTTCAACCTGCTGCTGCCCTGcttcctcatctccttcctGGCCCCGCTCG ggttctACCTGCCTGCTGACTCGGGGGAGAAGGTGTCTCTGGGTGTCACCGTGCTGCTGGCCCTCACAGTCTTCCAGCTGATGGTGGCTGAGAGCATGCCACCCTCGGAGAGTGTGCCCTAcatag ggaAGTACTACATCGCTACCATGACGATGATCACGGCCTCCACGTCCCTGACTATCTTCATCATGAACATCCACTTCTGTGGTGCGGAGGCCAAGCCGGTCCCTCGCTGGGCCAAAGTGCTGATCATCGACTACATGTCTCGGCTCTTCTTCGTGTACGAGGTGGGCGAGAACTGCACCACCCCGGAGAGCGAGCGCACGTCCCTCTACGAGCAGGAGCCCATGGGCATCGGGGGTTACCAGGACGACAACGACTGTTTCCCTGACAACCCCTACCACGACAGTCACAACGGTCACCacgcccaccaccaccagaaTCACCCCCATCATGACAGCAACAGGCATTACTACAGCAACGGTCCCCAGGCCAACGGCCACCACGCCAACGGACACCAGACCAACGGTCGTCAGGCCAACGGACACCCGCCCAACCATCACTACGGCCCTCACCACGcctccaggggggaggggggggagccgaGGAGGGAGACCTCCAAAAGGTACCACCACATCGGGCATGAGGAGCTAGACTACCAGGCACCTCCTCCAGGAGGGCTGAAGGAGCCGCTGCCATACCCCACAGAGAAGCTCTTCCTGCCAGCATGCCCCTGCAACTGCCCCAGTCCCAACCACCAGCAG gtGGTCAAGAACATCCAGTACATAGCAAACTGTTTCCGGGAGCAACGGGCAACTTGCGCCAAGGGGGCTGAGTGGAAGAAGGTTGCCAAGGTGATGGACCGCTTCTTCATGTGGATCTTCTTCATCATGGTCTTCCTCATGAGCATCCTCATCATCGGCAAGGCAACCTGA
- the rhoh gene encoding rho-related GTP-binding protein RhoH: protein MNGSAEPGTSVKCVLVGDSAVGKTCLLVRFTSETFPDSYKPTVFENTGVEVFMDGVQISLGLWDTAGNDTFRNIRPMSYQQADVVLVCYSVANPASLASVRNRWVPEVRGQLPGVPLLLVATQTDQREMGPHRASCVPATEGRRLAQDVRAKGYLECSSLSNRGVQQVFEYAVRTAVNHTRRRARRRAFNFNNCKVF from the coding sequence ATGAATGGCAGTGCTGAGCCGGGGACCTCGGTGAAGTGCGTCCTCGTGGGCGACAGTGCCGTAGGCAAGACCTGCCTGCTGGTCCGCTTCACCTCCGAGACCTTCCCTGACTCCTACAAGCCCACGGTGTTCGAGAACACGGGTGTGGAGGTTTTCATGGACGGCGTGCAGATCAGCTTGGGGCTGTGGGACACGGCGGGGAATGACACCTTCAGGAACATCCGGCCCATGTCCTACCAGCAGGCAGACGTGGTGCTGGTCTGTTACTCCGTGGCCAACCCTGCCTCGCTGGCTagcgtgaggaaccgctgggtCCCGGAGGTCCGGGGGCAGCTGCCAGGGGTCCCGCTGCTGCTGGTGGCCACGCAGACTGACCAGCGGGAGATGGGCCCGCACCGCGCCAGCTGTGTCCCTGCCACCGAGGGCCGGCGCCTGGCGCAGGACGTCCGTGCCAAGGGCTACCTGGAGTGTTCGTCGCTCAGCAACCGAGGCGTGCAGCAGGTGTTTGAGTACGCGGTGCGGACAGCTGTGAACCACACCAGGAGACGTGCTCGGCGACGAGCATTCAATTTCAACAACTGCAAGGTGTTCTGA